The genomic segment GTACTTTCTATTTATTCTTAATTTGCAATTTAGCCTTCCCACTTACATTTCAAAATTCCTCGTGTATTTTTAGGCAAATGGCAAAACTATTAAGTTATTAtgtaagaaaatgaaagaaactaGGAATTAAGCAGGTACATCAGTGTGAACAGGTAATTACAACAGAATTTCGTAGGGAACTCATTCTCtagtaaacaaaataataattgggCAAAGCCTTTTAATAACAACAATGTAATGCACTATACAGGTTACTAACTATCAGTTCGTGTTAGGATCACTCTCACTTTCTCAATTTACCAATACTCGTGACAGAGATACATAATACTATCATCTTGTGTTAGAATCAGCCCAAACTCAAGCGAGAATCAAACGACCGCATGTTGGCATGACGTCGAGGAATACCTATCTCACAAGCATTAACCCTGGATGCAAATCGGAGTGAGCAAAGTGACTCACCCAGTGAAGAGTGATCAGGAGAAATGTTTACAAACATCAGTGTCTTCGAGTCTCCACCCAAACATGGCTGAAAGAACAtgggattaaaagaaaaaaatattttagatcacCAAGATAAACAAAAACACTGGGAAAGAATGGTGTGGAGTGTTCATGTTAGCCAGGATTTAATTTGATAAGACACAAAATTAGGTTTTACTTCCAAGATAACCAATCAGGTAGTTTTCTTGGGATGTGTTTTCACCTACTACAGGTaggccaaacaaaaaaaataatagaacgAAAGCTCCAAGAAGAGCTattaatttatctataaaaacctttttttgcGCCAATGATGGCATAGGAGATCTCAATAAGATATATGCAAAATACTTTATACAGAGTGGAGAAGAGATGAACCTTATATAATAGTGTAGCGTGAAGATCTTAAAAGAAGAATCATCCTCACAACAAGGAAGTCTCTTTAATAGTTGTGTATGAGATTTTGCTACTATAATCATATAAAGATGAAAGACTTGATTTATCAAAGATAATTCCATACAAGTAGCACATAAAGATTAAAATTCTTTGaagtcttttaaattatttacctGCAATAGATAAGTAAGCTTCGAGTTTCTAAATGGTACATGATCCTCCTTCTTTGCCAAGGAAAATATAACATCACTTAAAGATGACAAGCTTTTATTGATAGCCTGATAAAGATTGCACagagaaattaatttgattactaatagtgaattaattaaaaaaaaatactatcagGTCACAATAGTCAAGTCACATACTTGGGTTTCTCTCAATCTATCTCCAGTCGAGCCACTCTTGGATAGACGTTCACTCCCAGCAAGATCAATAAGATTCAAAACACCTTGTACTTGTTGTTCTGTGTTCTAATGGATGCAAACAGACATTCAATTTAAAGgggataaaagaaaaggaacaacaGAAAAGAACTTATGGAAAACAAAGGTATTGTTACCTCATTAACACCAGATATTCGCAATGTGAAAACAAAGTGACTTCTAGATGATTGCTCATTCATTTGGGTCTTGCCAACAGACCTACAAGAAgcaaaaatttcaagtttttatcatATAGCACTGTAATTGAGGGTAACAGGTTGAAGGGTCTGTTTAAGAGTGGTATAGGTTGCTTTCCAAAGTTTTTTTTGCTTGGAAATgcaccaaaatatttttttatttttaaaaattaaattttgatatcagcacatcaaaacaaacgatgtaaaaacactaaaaaaatattaatttgaagctaaaaaaaattcaaaattttcaaaagtacGGTTGAACCGCAATACCAAATAGGAACGAAGACATACACCACATTTGTTTGTGTGCATGTCAAgcaattttccttttttgaatacaatcaaattagatttttttttattgtgaatttttaTCTATAGTAGCAAGTATCAACAATAAGAAGAGTtggaaatacaaaaagaaaatatggaGATTCGCAAACATTGCACAATACAGTATTGCATAAACATATAGATGGTTAAACAGCACCAACAAAAgtattaaatgattaaaatgtCTATTTTGGACAGCCATATTTTAAGAATAGAGAAATGACTAGGAAGAGCTTGAGAAAATATTCATATTCTAAACATTACTAACCTACTATGAGATGCCTGATCCAAGAGAAAAGAAACCTCTCTAGAACTGCAAACATCCACAACAGTGAGATCGGAAACATGTGTGTTTCCGTTGGCATCGTGCTTAATGGTGTATTGCTTTCCATTACTACCATACTCTGTTCTTGATGAATCTTTAGTTGACAATAAATCTCGGATTGTTTCATTGTATATTTCCAACATTGACACCTGTTATTGTTGTAAAAAAATGCTTAATTATGATACATAAAATTATGTCATGGATTCTAACAACAAATGAGATTACTTTTCACCTGCATTTCATATTTCCAGCCTTGGGATTGAAGAGATTGCCTAGTTTGGAATATTTGTTCTAATGACCTGGGTATCAACCCCTTCTGCTCCGGGTTTCCTGGTTTGCCCATCATGGTATAGGTTTTACCAGAACCAGTTTGGCCGTAGGCAAAGATgcaaacctagaaaaacaaagCTAATCATCTCTTAccgcaagagaaaaaaaagattcaagattTCTCTTTTTAATCATTGACTAGATGAACTAGTTAAGATAAATTTAGtgactgaaaaaaattaagatacaaTGAGTTGAAATAATTAACTTAAAGTTTCTCAAAgggctcaaaaaaaaaaaaaaaacaatcaaataagcACATAAGTGCACTCATGCAGTTGCCATTTGCCACATATATGTTCgtgaaaatgcaataaaaaagacTCAGTGCTGGATAAATCACCTTATAACCATCAAGAGCACTTTGAACAAGCTGAGAAATTTCTACAAAAACATCCTCTTGTGTTGAATCAGGCATAAAAACTTTATCAAAAGTGAAAGAATATTTTTGCCCTGGTGAGAAAGTAAGCATGACATTAGTTTGAAAGgttcaagatatgatttgaGCAAGAGAAATAGTATTCTAGCAGTAAAACAAagttcaatcaaatattaagttATTTCAAGAATACCATTTTGTGTCAGATCAATGCCTCGCCCGAGAGCTTCTGTTGTGGTGGGATACGATACATCTTTTCCATCAGCACCAGGACTATCCTCTGGCAACAAAGGCCGTACACGACAAAACACACGAATATTTCCCTTTAGTTCCTGCAGCATAACAGAGCTTCATAAGATAAATGTATGTTGTACTCAAATAGAAAATAGTAGGAGATTATGATTACCAATATTGTATTGTGTAGCTTTTTCCTTAACGTCTCTCCTTCAACAATTTTAAGTTCTGCATCTTCTAAGCGGTTTTGTAACTCACATATAAGTTTCTTTTGTTCTTCAAATTCAGTTTTTGCCTCAAATGCAGATAAATCAGATACCTAAAAAGAGAATAACCTTAACcattataataaattcaaataacacTATAAAATAGCAGCAACTAATCAAGCACATGGAAAAATCTCTTGCAAGCTCGATAGTAATACCCTTAATTTATTTTGGGCGGCATCTAGCTGATCCTGCAATGTCTTCAACTGGTTGCTTTGGGATACACATCTTTCCTGCACATaacatttaagaaaatataattgtaaatgcACTAGACTAGCGAGggaatgaaaatttaaattttaaaaacaaacctttaattcatttgattttataacaAGCTCTTCACAATTAACTACTTCAGCTGTTAAAGTTTGCACTTGCAATTGCAGTTGATCACGATCCTCTCTCACCTGTTGCAACTCTGCCCTTACGGATGCAACTTCTTTCACCAGCGCATCCTTTTGCTTTGCAGCATCATTCACGGATGCCTGATAGTTTTATCCATCAATGATAGATTAGGAATGCTAAAAGAAAAgcaggaaaaaaaggaaaaaaaaaagaaaaaaaaaattatcctatgCTTCAACTGGATAAAGTGtagtataaaaacaatatacatCCAGAAAACCATACAACACTGCCATTATTAACATGCCCCACTAAGATCTCATGACATGAGTTGACAACTTTTAACAAGGCTGTGCAAGAAAATTAGTTAGTACTCCTATAACTGAACATTTGTAGACTAGACAAAAATCTTATCCAAATGATTGCATGATCAGGGCAAGCAACCTAATTTCACTATCTTTGGAGAGGCCCATTTAAATTGTTTACCCATCTTAAAACCCTTGGCAAAGGGATGCCGATTGCAGAACTTTCCCATCTAATATTGACAACATTTTCCTAAAGCAAGGATGCTAAGTTAGATCACTGAAAATTGACAAGCTCACCAGATAAGCAACGGCACATCAACTCATTTAGTGACATTGTTTGCTTCTCTACACAGATGGTAATTCCTATAATGCTAGGGTATAAGGCTAATAATTACATATAAATGGACCAGGCTTCCAGAACCGCAATCTTTGTACTTCCTTGTTGATTGTTATATTTTCAAGACCATGCCCATTGGCATGGAAAATCATAACTAATGTTGAATGACAAGTGGTTGGATGAAAAGTGCTTTTCAACTTTCCTTGCGTTCCAAATTTGAGATCTATCAGTGAAGATATCCCTAACAGCTTAGAATCTTAGGTTGGATGTTTCTTCAATGTTACTTAACAATATTTGAGATGAAATTAAACCATTTTAGCAACTTCAGATCATAATTTAGACTGCTTACATAAAGAAGCTTTCAGAAAGGAATTTATTTCCTCTTGTATTTGGGTTACATTTTTTTAGCAATGTGTATTCAAGTTTGACTTTGGACTTCGCACTCGTTTCCCACCTAACCAGTTATATTCACCACATTCCTCATTTTGGGGAGTCATACATTGTAAACAGATATGTTCTCAAAAAACGGGCCCGTTTAAAATTTCCAAGCATTAGTAAACACTAGATCTATGAGAAAAAACAAGTATTGGCGGCCTGCTTTTTCAAAGCAATAGCTCCAATAGTGCCTGCAGCCTAAGTGCACTAAAAATCAATTCCGATCCTGATAAAGAGAGTTCAAACAAAAAACCTGTAGGTATTTTTCTCATGGGTGCAATAATGATGCCAATTAGGAGTACTTTTATTTCTGTACTTCAAGCCAGAAAAAATGGTTTCTAAATACCTCAAAGGTAATACCTagtaataacattttttttctcctgaaGACTGAAAGCATTCTTTTTCAAAAGTGTCTGCTCTTGCAAGAACATTGAAGTCATCTTCCTCACTATTCATTAAGAATAATATTGTACCATGCGCTTAACTAGTAAATGTCACGAGAAATGATTCAGCACTTCAACCAAGAAGAAAAGGAACGAGACCAGCTTACTTTGCACGAATTAAATTGATCTTGCAATGACATGTATTGACCCCCCAAGGTGCTTAGGTTCTCTACTATAGCagctttctctttttctccacGCTTTACAGTTTCATGAGCTGTGTCAAGATCTGTCTGAAGCTTGCTATTGTACAGTTGTAAGCTTGAATTGTACTCCTGTAGCAACTTGTACATATCACTTACTGATGTTATCTGCAGAATTCAACAAAGCATATAAGCGCACAGGAAAGGTCACTTCATAAAATCATCAGGACTATTTCAAAGTACATTTCTTATATTACCCTTTGATTCGCATTTTGAAGCTCTCCTTGAATCTTTCCGAGCTCTTCAGAGAGGGAAGCTTGTGACTTTTCAACGGTAAGTCTAGCCTCTTTCTCTCTTGCAAGAGAATCCATTGCAGCCTGGAGAAtccagaaaagaagaagaatcatgAAAGATAATTAACAGATCAGTATCGTATCGGTGAAGGATACCAAAGTTTTCATCTACTCTTTCTTACCAACTTCTCAGATTCCTCTTTGGAAAGTTTCTCTTGTAGAGAAGCAAGGCTCTTTCTCAACTCCAcgataatcaaatttaattcttcttccttgtttttcactatcaaatctaaaatgaaaaaaaaatccatcagcAACCAataaacataaagaaaagaaaggaaaacaaaaaagcaaacatACCCATTTCAGCACATCTACTCTCAGCAAAATCCAAAGCATTTTGTAACTTTTCTTGCTCAAAGAGGTAACTTCCTTCTAGCTCTTGAAACCATTTGATACATAGCCTTAACCTCTTTATATAATCCATCATGTTTTCACATCTCTCCTACAGAACCCCAAAAAACAGTCAATCTTTAAACAAAAATTGCTAACTAAATCACTTGTAAcattaaaaaccagaaaaactgTCACTGACCTTGTAATTGaacttgtttttgtatttcattcTCTCACACAATAAAGCATAAACATCTTCTCTTGTGAACTCAAAGCTACCATACTCTGATCCAGCATTACTAGGTGGTGCACTATTTAAACCAACTTCTTGCTCACCATTTACAACTGAAAATGCATGCCTCATTCTGCCATTATTTGCCGtcccaaccattttttttttcaaatccaaGCTCTTGCCACTAATCTACACGCAACTCATCACCAATATACTTCTGAAAACccagcaaagaaaagaaaagaaaaggccttTAGCCCAAAATAcgaaacacaaaaaataattgctcACATGGAGATGAAAGCCCGGGTTTTAAAAATGTAAACTATAAGCTAAACATGTGAAGATCACAAATAAACTTCTctcaaaaaacaacaaaaaaaactcatcatcaacaaaaaaagaCCAGACCCATTACTAAGAAGAGCCTGAAGAAGAAAACCCacattttagaaatttaaaagGCGCTCACTTGTGCAGGAGGATTAGAAGCAGTAGAAAAGAAATGGCTATTGTAGAGGTGTTAAGACATAAGTGGAGGTTTGTGTTCTGATCCTTGCAGGCCATTTTGAAGCaacaagagagagaaagagtgtgtttgtttttttctatttttttatttattaaataaagttatttagaagaaatattttatattttatatttatatttatatttatatttatatttagatagaGAGATAGATAGGTAAGTTTGGTCTAGAGTTTGGTGGGGGCCATTGATTGTATTCAAAGCTATCAAGTGTAATCACAACCATTGCTTTTAAGAGCAGGAAGGAAAGATTCATATATTTGCAGAGCAGAGAGTGCTGAGCTCAGGTTAGAAATTAGAAAGGGAGCACTGTGAGATTTATATACCTTTATGTGGTCCTCATAGTTTctatattttgtcattttaatcCCTTCACTGAAATTTTAGGCACCCAAAGTCTTGTGTAAGTTGTGTTTCATCCAAATGGAAGTGctcaaataagaaaacattaaCGGGGTGTTTATTTgatggaaagtagttttctgaaatcacttttcaaactttcttatgtttgtttgttattaaaaaagttaatcaacggaaaaatttaaaaatgttatattatttgttaattatatcaaatttgatcctcaaacttttggttgctatatatattttgttttgaatatttttttttcaatttcatccctaagaaatttaatttttatattaactttggtcctcatttttataattgttatttgctttttccttatcattttttaattgaaagtttttatctatcaaatttggtcctcattcttttaattgttacttattttatttgaaataatttatgaaatggtaattattattattttaatttcttcatctttcaaatttttttatttgttagatttgatctccattattttgattattatttattttatttgagataatttatgaaattatattttttttcaattttattatcattcaactttttaatttgtaatatttttttctcattattttaacaaacttcaaaaaaataaaatattaataagttatttttcatgatataaccaaatactgaaaagtgtttttcaacttattttttattatatgaccAAACAAGCGAGACATAGTTTCCATTTGACATAGCTATGGTTGTTGATGCTATTAtaattgtaagaaaatatttagaaatattttatgttatttctcCCGTAATATAAAGAATTTCTACTTGGTTTTTCACGtggattaaaaaacaattaaatagtaTGTTaacttatgaattttttattgattttattgctTTGTCTTTCAAATTAATGTGGCTGAATTGCAAAATCatgtcaatttaatttttaatcaatgatGAAACAATAAAgtaagataattaatttttggtttttttttaataagagaaATGCATTCTAGCATgactaaataataaaagaaaaattcttttATGGGATAAAAAGAATATCGTGTAATCAAAAAgcctaaaatcttattttgtaaaCTCTGATTTTAGCTTTTAAATAACTTTGAAAATAGCTTTTGAGATTATTTCCAAATACTTTATTGGCTTTtggtgaaaaaaaacaaaaaaaaaagcaccatTTAGTAAAACAGGCTCTAAGAAGTGCAGGGATTGAAACGCTCAAAGTTTTAGGTGAGGggttaaaataactaaattcaGAAATATGAAGGACCAGATAAGTTAATTTATCCATATATAGTTAGGTTGTTCCTGTCGTATATAGTTAACCGTTGGAAATGGGACTAGAGCTTTTAAAATGAGGGATAGTTGGATGGATGCCATCATTGTTAAGAGACGGATAAGACCCAAATACCCTTGACTTTTATTACCACTACATTTTTGGCACGCACTCTCACCGCaggttaaataaatattttctgaacttaaaaaaaaatgtaaagataCTATAGAGAAAAACTTTGATATATgctagataaaatattttttaaatattaaaatggtgATATAGTGAAcatcatattataaaaaaatattgagacataTGGGACGGGTCTAGATTAGTCATgattaacttgtaaaatctGCAATAtgcaattcaaaacataaaatcataataatataataaaatatgaattaaaacaaaataaagagtcaaacaaaatatcatgaaacgaatatatgatatttatatttaatcaattagtttaattcaataaaaaaatagttttaaaaaaaaactaaatctgaaatataagcaagaaaaaaagatgtgtTAATccttgttaactttttaaatatatgactTATATCATTAGACCGAagcactataaataaaaaaaattatagagctTAGTCCCCAAAATATCAAaggttaaaagataaaaataaaaataaaatcaattacataaaaaatagcaattaaaaaatagggataaaaattgaaataaaaaacaaattaaatagcaattataattttttattgattggtaaaattaaaaagaaaaataactttaacaaaaaaacatgaaaaattgagcaataaattgaaaaaaataatataccataaatttgtattaaatgatgaaattcaaaatcattaaaatttttataaaagggtCTAGATGAGACTAGGTTTGTTGTTCATGCCTCCCCATGgacctaataatttttttaatgtaaaaaaatattatgataaaaaaattaaagactcaaataattgatttaattgataatttaaataatataaaaaaaaatacaagaataataaacaaactaacaactaaaaaaacttatataccAGGAAAACCTGAAATTCAAATACCCAGGTGTTGAATTCACCAGGTTTAATAACTCATTTACCATGTGATCTGTAAATATTACAGATACTATACTTTAAAGAACttgagtggttttttttttcctataggTCTCCAAgacatgattaataaaaaaaaaaaaaaaaaaaaaaaaaaaagctgccACCTTTTACATCACAATACTTTTCCTAGAAGCAATCTCAAATAACTAAAAACAATGCGTGCCTGccattttccaacaaaaaaaaaaaatatttgcacaAATGCAACATACGTGTCATAAATAAGACCAgtccaaataataataataataataataataataataataatataatcatcTAGATGAAAGCttaataataaaagtttgggatcaataaattttttttttttatggtttcagGTTTTAACTTTGTGGTTACTCATATGATAGCAATtgaaggcttacatgatcgttaacttcaaggcccgtAAAATTAGTCGAAGTATACGAAACTGGCACGGACATctagttaaattaaaataataataatgataatatatttatgtacattgaaaaaaaaaaaagggggtggATGGCACGAATATATACGgcaaccaaatattaatttgGTGACAAATTGGGAAAGGTCCAAGCTATCAATCAAGCACCAAATTTTAACAAACAAACACTCTAGAGTCATCTGAATTCTCTGTCTTTCAAGTTCGGTTGGCCAATGATTACGTAATAAATACATGGAGaaatactacaaaaataaagaaaataattgttttatatcatCGAAGctacaaacatatatataaacacaatgACACATGTAATGTAATGATGATAAATATAGAGTACTAATTCTTTAGTttgcatgcaaaaaaaaaaaaaaactttgaacagtaccttttttcttttccatgagaaaaataaatagcagAAATAGGTTTAACAATtggatttatatcttttttagagTAAATTGGATTTTCAATTTGAACATTCTTTTCAAAGTTCAAGATGGATGCGGGAATTTAAGTAGATACGAGGAGAggaaagttattatttttattatagttataaaattcaGTTACGAAGGATGTTATTTAGGATTCAAGTCGTGAATTAAGAATAgattcaattaaatttaaaatttaatatgtatttttaatcaaaacgatattattttaataaaaataattaataatcttgTTAGAGCGAGACCTAAAATTGACGAGTCATTAAGATAGTATTTAATATTGATgtagcggttattttttaatatttatttttatttgaaaatacattaaaataatatatttttatatatttttaaatttatttttaaaattaatatattaaaacaatttaaaaacataagatGGCAACGAAAAACATGggttaaaaacaaattccgGCAAAGTTACCAATTCGGGAAACCAGAAAAGTGGCAAATAATCAGGTTAAACGTCGTGAAAGGAGCATAGAGTCCCTTTCCCATACCTAATAATTAAACAAGCACATAacttagagaaaaaaacataaatagtctCTCTTTTACCAGCCCAGAGAGACGACTGCCTGACCTGTGGTGTATGGTATATACCATAAGATTGGACAAATAATTTCCCCTTTGCGTCAAATGGGTGTCAAGAATTTTCACTttcactttaataaaaaaaaccctctcaTCACTCTCTCCTAGATTTGGTGACAAATATTATACTAAGAGCAAAAGTCCCCATCTCACATGGTGCGAGTAGTTGTTATATCTATTTGCCTTTGGTGCTCAGTTCCATTCATGTGATCcttttcatataataataataataataataatctcttCTTGGATGCTTCTTCTTCAGCCATTCCCATCACTTTGTGTCCTTCCAAAAGAGTTTATAAAACTTTATCCTATGCGTGTTGCCCTAGCTAAGTACTCTTGAAAAGAGTGTTCCATGGCGATATATGCTACATTGTTTTTCCAACTTGAAAGATCAGCAGAATCTCTCCTCTCTATACCTGATGGAGCCATTAACGTCCAGGCATCTTTCTCCTGGAGCTGTTCCTTGATGTTCATGGCTCAACTATATATTATTCTGGGTCCAAGTTACTCACAGTCGACAAATTAATCAAACATCTTAATTTGCCTTGAAAAAATGTTACgggttttcattgattttggatttaatgCTGACACGCTCGCTAGTGCATGTGCATGTTGTCTTGTTGCTAGCTAGGGCACGT from the Populus nigra chromosome 1, ddPopNigr1.1, whole genome shotgun sequence genome contains:
- the LOC133703867 gene encoding kinesin-like protein KIN-14N isoform X2, yielding MVGTANNGRMRHAFSVVNGEQEVGLNSAPPSNAGSEYGSFEFTREDVYALLCERMKYKNKFNYKERCENMMDYIKRLRLCIKWFQELEGSYLFEQEKLQNALDFAESRCAEMDLIVKNKEEELNLIIVELRKSLASLQEKLSKEESEKLAAMDSLAREKEARLTVEKSQASLSEELGKIQGELQNANQRITSVSDMYKLLQEYNSSLQLYNSKLQTDLDTAHETVKRGEKEKAAIVENLSTLGGQYMSLQDQFNSCKASVNDAAKQKDALVKEVASVRAELQQERCVSQSNQLKTLQDQLDAAQNKLRVSDLSAFEAKTEFEEQKKLICELQNRLEDAELKIVEGETLRKKLHNTILELKGNIRVFCRVRPLLPEDSPGADGKDVSYPTTTEALGRGIDLTQNGQKYSFTFDKVFMPDSTQEDVFVEISQLVQSALDGYKVCIFAYGQTGSGKTYTMMGKPGNPEQKGLIPRSLEQIFQTRQSLQSQGWKYEMQVSMLEIYNETIRDLLSTKDSSRTEYGSNGKQYTIKHDANGNTHVSDLTVVDVCSSREVSFLLDQASHSRSVGKTQMNEQSSRSHFVFTLRISGVNENTEQQVQGVLNLIDLAGSERLSKSGSTGDRLRETQAINKSLSSLSDVIFSLAKKEDHVPFRNSKLTYLLQPCLGGDSKTLMFVNISPDHSSLGESLCSLRFASRVNACEIGIPRRHANMRSFDSRLSLG
- the LOC133703867 gene encoding kinesin-like protein KIN-14N isoform X1 — its product is MVGTANNGRMRHAFSVVNGEQEVGLNSAPPSNAGSEYGSFEFTREDVYALLCERMKYKNKFNYKERCENMMDYIKRLRLCIKWFQELEGSYLFEQEKLQNALDFAESRCAEMDLIVKNKEEELNLIIVELRKSLASLQEKLSKEESEKLAAMDSLAREKEARLTVEKSQASLSEELGKIQGELQNANQRITSVSDMYKLLQEYNSSLQLYNSKLQTDLDTAHETVKRGEKEKAAIVENLSTLGGQYMSLQDQFNSCKASVNDAAKQKDALVKEVASVRAELQQVREDRDQLQLQVQTLTAEVVNCEELVIKSNELKERCVSQSNQLKTLQDQLDAAQNKLRVSDLSAFEAKTEFEEQKKLICELQNRLEDAELKIVEGETLRKKLHNTILELKGNIRVFCRVRPLLPEDSPGADGKDVSYPTTTEALGRGIDLTQNGQKYSFTFDKVFMPDSTQEDVFVEISQLVQSALDGYKVCIFAYGQTGSGKTYTMMGKPGNPEQKGLIPRSLEQIFQTRQSLQSQGWKYEMQVSMLEIYNETIRDLLSTKDSSRTEYGSNGKQYTIKHDANGNTHVSDLTVVDVCSSREVSFLLDQASHSRSVGKTQMNEQSSRSHFVFTLRISGVNENTEQQVQGVLNLIDLAGSERLSKSGSTGDRLRETQAINKSLSSLSDVIFSLAKKEDHVPFRNSKLTYLLQPCLGGDSKTLMFVNISPDHSSLGESLCSLRFASRVNACEIGIPRRHANMRSFDSRLSLG